AGAACAAAATTTAAAGTGGGTGTGGTTCGACCTACAAGTACAAATCATCAGTGCTGCGGGTACGCCTAAGGGGTTCCTGGCCTCTTTGCTTTATGCCTCTGTACTGCATTCTTCTTAGTTTTTAATATATTACTCCCCATATTAAGTATCTTTATCTGCTGTACGAATGTGCAATATTATTGACGATGAATGTGGTGGATGAGCTCAGCGGTGTCAAGCTGGTATGATCCCATCTGGAGATTTATGAAAGTTAGCCACTTAGTTTAATGGCACTTCCTTTTGTCCTCCCTCCCTCTGTAATTCCTGCAAGTGGATTTCACTTTCCCATGGCCCCTGTCTGAGTAAATATCTTCTGTGGTTCTGACCTTGCTCTAAATTTCACCACCAGAAACAAAACTGTGCCGTGGCTGAAGCTGCCTGACTCGAGGTGTCTGCGTTTCACAGCAGCGAGTTTCAAAAAGTGCAGATCAACTGCGCGTTTtgtatgcacatgcacacacaaactatTGATCTGCTTTTATTTGAGAGCAGACCATTCGCTGGCAGAAGCGACTCAGAGAAGAGAACAGTGGTGTTTTCTTTGCCGAGGTGCGAAAAGACACTCTTGCAGTTTTTGATAAACGTTACTTGAACTCAGAGGAGTCTTGACTTAAAGCCACAAACAACGCAACCCCCTCTCACAAAACAGAATGCGATGTTTTGTAAGAAGTCCCATCCCATCCTTTAAGTAGTGCGATGCGACCGTGAGAGGGCCTCCCCATGCTGAGCTAAGTCAGACTGGGCTCGGAACCAGCAGGCATCGTGCTAGAGAACAAGTCTGCTtcatatcaaaaagaaaaactaacaaCCTTCAGCCTGGGAAACCAAAAGTCTCTGCACATTTCATTAATGCATTATCAACGCGTTACCCTTGAATTTCCTCCTGAAGTTAAGAACCTGAAAGTTTTCATTAAACTGAACTAttgccttttttcccccacccTTTCAGCAACAGCCATTTAAAGTTTTACACTTGCCAGTCTCTGCGCATTAGTTGTGCAGCCTGATCCATTTGTTTCAAATTTCCTAGTTCACAGGAAACGATAGAGACTTGTAATGCAGATAAATGTTTTCAACTGTTGCAGTATTAAACCCCATCTGTTGTCATCTAAACTGACATCTTGCATTAATTCATCTGGTGTTTAGATGCATACGTGTCTATGAGATGACACGCATCAGTCATTATTTAGGGGATAGGGTGGCATGTTTGGCATCAGTTTTCAGATCTTCATCcaattttaaataaagcatCAACTTGTTGTGGTGGTGGGAGGCCAGTTAGGTGAAAGATGTTTAAGAAATATTTAAGATTGACTAAATTTACCCTGGGAAGGATGGTTAAGTGGAGAGTTACCTAAGGACACCTTGTCCAAATCTGATAAACAAACAATAGACGAAAAGGAGGCCTGAAAAAGAGCGACCGAGCGCTGTAGCTGTCTTTTCAACTCTGTGCTTTTGCAACAAGACATAATGTAATCTCTCCTTGAGACGGGAGGATTTTTATAACCTGCGCTGGCTGGGCCTTGAGCAGGAGAAGAGACAGGCTGAGTGAAGGCTGTTTATCCCGCTGTGTCCTTGATATAAACATGTGAAAAATTTCTGTGGTTCTTCTTTCTGCTAAATCAATACAAAGACATTCGGCCTCTGAACAATGTTGTAgcactacagaaaaaaaaagtttttcatcctgtctctctcttcaTAACTGTGTCCTTCAATGCAACAAAGGAAGGGACACTGAGGTCCTGCTTACTGCAATTTCACAAATGTAACCATGTACTCAATGTCATCCTTTCACCAAACCAAAGACAACCTTTTGTTAAGACCCTCATTTTTTAAGCATGCGAGGGTATTTGGGACGTGGCCAGGCCAGAGCTGCTCAGACCTTCTACAAAACAAGCTGAGATTAGAACCTTTGCTCCAAACTTTTGCATTAGTCACCCACAGTTCTGCTCATcctgacatcttcttttgcttgCTTTCTGTCTGGTTAAACTCCTCTGTAATCAGCTCTGATTTCCCCAGAGGGAttttcctctccctctttcAGGTAGCAGCCAACCCTAACTTGTGATCCCTCTCAGGAGCAATTAAGATAAACCTCTAATTCATCTGCTTTATCCCAACTTGTCCTTCTTAGTTTCTCATTCACTGACTTCCACCGCCCCCTCCCCCAACCACCTCCCCACCCCCTCCCAAATacctccttcagtgacagaagCAAGGAGAGCACTGAGTCATGACATCATAATTCACCAGCTCCAGTTTTCACGGTTAAATCAATATCAGCGTGTCCGAGTCAAGGTTGGAGGCTGGCCTTCGCGCCTCAGCTCTTCCTACTTCTTTCTCATAGGAAATCATATAAATTGTCCCTAAAATAATTAAGCCTTCAGATCCCTCCCTggactattttttcttttactggcTTCTGTCCGATGACTGCTCAGAGAGTCAAGGTAATGCTGAGAATAAAGCTGGTCTCTGGCGCCTTCtccacttttctttctctcttgctctcttcctctgcttttttgtttctttcacacAATTTATAAAGAAGTCTCTTTGATTAAGCAAGGCTGTcggttttttaaaacaaacaaacatgatttCTGAACAGTTTGATAAACCGAGCGAGCAGACGGAAATgttacatttcctgttttatctgAGCCATGGTTAACCTTTCACAGGTGAGCAACAGAGATGAAAGCTGCTACTGTCCGACGTGTTTACTtgcaaataaatcaataaaaataaataagaaataataattaaaaaatcatTTACACTGGTGTGTCTTGAATATGTGAGGGCTGTGAAAAGGTAAGTGTGGGAAATAGGAGAGGGGTGGAGAGAGGGGCGGTGTTTGAGAagggaggggtgtgtgtgtgtgtgtgtgtatgtgtgtgttcagggGGTCTGAACAATCTCTCAAAGCGCGGGGACAGACGGGAGCTAATATAAACGCTCTGCCCTTCACTCGGGGCTATCAGGGGCTAAGAAAACAGGGCTACCTCTGTCACTGACCTCAGGCGCTTCAAAGAAGCAGCGGGACGCGCTGAGCTCCTGCCGGCGGTCATGGCCACGCTGGAGGGCTGCCGCTGTCGGGGTGCCAGCGGccgaaacagcagcagcagcagcagcattctCTACAGCATTCTGAAGAGTGATGACCGCCTGGTGACCGCCGAGGAGCAACAGCAGTATCCCCAACAGCACACGCCGCAGCACTTGTTCCAGAAGCCCCCCTCCTCTTCCGCTTCTGCCTCTTTGCAGGAGGTCCGACAGCAGGCTTGCTCTTGCGGCTCGACTCGGCGCCGGGGCGTCCTCCGCTCCCCGCAGGTGACCTGCAAAGCGGCGTCCGCGGTCCTGGTGAAGACGCTGCGCTTCGTAAAAAACGTCCCCTGTTTTCGCGAGCTGCCCGAGGACGACCAGCTCGTGCTGATCCGGAGCGGCTGGGCGCCTCTGCTCGTGCTGGGACTCGCACAAGACCGGGTGGACTTTGAGACCACGGAGACCGTGGAACCGAGCATGCTGCAGCGCATCCTCACGGGCTGTCCGGACAGGCAGAGCGAGGCTGTGGGCGGCCAGAACAGGGGGGCACCTGGGGTCTCTGTTGTGGACATCGAAGCGATCAAAGCCTTCCTAAAGAAGTGCTGGAGTGTAGATATAAGCACGAAGGAATATGCGTACCTGAAGGGAGCCGTGCTCTTTAACCCAGGTGGGTCAGGGCTTTTGATAGCAGAGCATCAGTTTTTAAGCACAGGTAGCACGCTCACGAGTGGAAGCTTTCACACAGACTACATGATACAGTTTGATTTATTAATTGATGGGTAgaagtttgttttatttcagcatGACTGCTCTGATATTTACAGATAAAAATCCTAAACTTCCACCCCTGCGCACTAAACTGTGTACATTTGCAGTGTTTACGGTACAGACATTCCACTTTACCTACATACTTCTCTgcgttttaacatttttatcaaCTTCTACGGTCATTTCACTTCCCCCCATCCTTCCCCACCTCTAGATCTGGAGGGTTTGCGCTGTCTGCACTACATCCAGTCGCTGCGTCGAGAGGCGCACCAGGCTCTAAACGAGCACGTCAGGCTGATCCATCGCGAGGATACGACGCGGTTCGCCAAGCTGCTCATAGCTCTGTCCATGCTGAGGGCCATCAGCCCGCCAGTGGTCGCTCAGCTCTTCTTCAGACCCGTCATAGGGACTGTCAACATCGAAGAGGTCCTCATGGAGATGTTCTACGGGAAGTAGGTCACGGGTACATAGTGGACTGAGATGAATTCAGCAGGTTCAGCTGTCAGATGGACTGAAATGCTCAAAGATTTTATTGGTTGGCAGGTGAGGACGACGTGTGGGACTCAATTAATTAAAGAGAAATGTATTTGGGAAATCTTCAGTGACTGTGAAATGACCAACACAAGCaagtgtgagtgtgcatgtgagaATGAGCggcacagagaaagaaagagagaatgtGCTGAGGGAAGAACATGTCATAATAGAGGAAAAATATAAAGCAGCTCATGTAATTCAtaacttatttgtttttatataaaatatttttctataataataatgataataaaaaaaacctaaaaaacaaaCTACTATGTATGTGAGTGATAATTGCTCCGTCATCGCTGACACATTTTCCTCTGTGAAATCAGCCCTGGACAAACTCTTACGAAGGAAGATAATGTGTCTCAGTACACACGCAGAAAGTACTTAAAAAATCTGACACACGTCGCCTCGAAAAATATGAGTCACACTGATTGATGTCAACTACAGTTCAGTCACATCGACTACAGATTATCTTCAGAAGGTCAG
This is a stretch of genomic DNA from Pelmatolapia mariae isolate MD_Pm_ZW linkage group LG16_19, Pm_UMD_F_2, whole genome shotgun sequence. It encodes these proteins:
- the nr0b1 gene encoding nuclear receptor subfamily 0 group B member 1, which encodes MATLEGCRCRGASGRNSSSSSSILYSILKSDDRLVTAEEQQQYPQQHTPQHLFQKPPSSSASASLQEVRQQACSCGSTRRRGVLRSPQVTCKAASAVLVKTLRFVKNVPCFRELPEDDQLVLIRSGWAPLLVLGLAQDRVDFETTETVEPSMLQRILTGCPDRQSEAVGGQNRGAPGVSVVDIEAIKAFLKKCWSVDISTKEYAYLKGAVLFNPDLEGLRCLHYIQSLRREAHQALNEHVRLIHREDTTRFAKLLIALSMLRAISPPVVAQLFFRPVIGTVNIEEVLMEMFYGK